Proteins encoded together in one Camelina sativa cultivar DH55 chromosome 9, Cs, whole genome shotgun sequence window:
- the LOC104713416 gene encoding L-ascorbate peroxidase T, chloroplastic: MAVSLSAASHLLCSSTRVSLSPAVASSSAPLLVAVSSSTSSSSSSPHSLSSLRSVASSSLFPHLSLVQKRNPIYGKRSKGMVSPKCAAASDAAQLKSAKEDIKVLLRTKFCHPILVRLGWHDAGTYSKNIEEWPQRGGANGSLRFEPELKHAANAGLISALKLIQPIKDKYPNISYADLFQLASATAVEEAGGPEIPMKYGRVDVVAPEQCPEEGRLPDAGPPSPADHLRDVFYRMGLNDKEIVALSGAHTLGRARPDRSGWGKPETKYTKTGPGEAGGQSWTVKWLKFDNSYFKDIKEKRDEDLLVLPTDAALFEDPSFKNYAEKYAEDPAAFFKDYAEAHAKLSNNGAKFDPPEGIIIDNAPEKFVAAKYSTGKKELSDSMKKKIRAEYEAIGGSPNKPLPTNYFLNIIIAIGVLVILSTLFGGGNNNSDFSGF, from the exons ATGGCTGTTTCTCTCTCCGCCGCATCTCACTTACTCTGTTCATCCACCAGAGTCTCTCTTTCTCCCGCCGTCGCCTCCTCCTCAGCTCCACTTCTCGTTGCGGTTTCTTCctctacatcatcatcatcatcatcgccacattctctctcttctcttcgaAGCGTCGCATCTTCCTCTCTGTTTCCTCATCTCTCCCTCGTTCAG AAAAGGAATCCGATTTATGGGAAGAGGAGCAAGGGGATGGTTTCACCAAAATGTGCCGCTGCTTCTGATGCAGCTCAATTGAAAAGTGCTAAAGAAGACATCAAAGTGCTTCTCCGGACTAAGTTTTGCCATCCCATTTTG GTTAGATTGGGGTGGCACGATGCTGGTACATATAGCAAGAACATTGAGGAGTGGCCACAGAGAGGTGGAGCTAATGGAAGTCTTAGATTTGAGCCTGAGCTTAAACATGCTGCTAATGCTG GTCTCATTAGTGCTTTAAAGCTCATTCAACCTATCAAAGACAAGTATCCTAACATCTCTTACGCCGATTTATTTCAATTAGCTAGTGCCACTGCAGTAGAG GAAGCTGGTGGTCCTGAAATCCCGATGAAATATGGGAGAGTTGATGTCGTAGCACCCGAGCAGTGTCCAGAAGAAGGAAGACTCCCTG ATGCTGGACCTCCTTCACCAGCTGATCATTTGAGAGATGTATTCTACAGAATGGGACTAAATGACAAG GAAATAGTTGCCCTGTCTGGTGCACATACTTTAGGACGAGCCAGACCAGACCGTAGCGGTTGGGGAAAACCTGAGACAAAGTACACG AAAACTGGACCTGGAGAAGCAGGAGGACAGTCATGGACAGTGAAATGGCTTAAGTTCGACAACTCTTACTTCAAG GATATCAAAGAAAAGAGGGACGAAGATCTTTTGGTGTTACCCACTGATGCTGCACTGTTTGAAGATCCGTCTTTCAAG AACTATGCAGAGAAGTATGCTGAAGACCCGGCTGCCTTTTTCAAGGATTACGCTGAAGCTCATGCCAAGCTCAGCAATAATGGGGCGAAATTTGACCCTCCCGAG GGCATCATCATTGACAACGCTCCAGAGAAGTTTGTAGCTGCTAAGTATTCCACTGGAAAG AAGGAGCTTTCCGattcgatgaagaagaagataagagcaGAGTATGAAGCAATAGGAGGAAGCCCAAATAAGCCATTACCCACTAATTACTTCCTCAACATCATAATTGCCATTGGcgttttggtcattttgtcCACTCTCTTTGGTGGTGGAAACAACAACTCCGATTTCTCTGGTTTCTAA
- the LOC104713415 gene encoding aspartic proteinase Asp1-like, protein MNPIKETMNLRFFFVFFFFYVFLLFPRFQLSEAAKDSSAQQVKLQNRRLGSSVVFPVSGNVYPLGYYYVLLNIGNPPKLFDLDIDTGSDLTWVQCDAPCNGCTKPRAKQYKPNHNTLPCSHLLCSGLDLPQNRPCADPQDQCDYEIGYSDHASSIGALVTDEFPLRLANGSAVHPHLTFGCGYDQQNPGPHPPPPTAGILGLGRGKLSISTQLKSLGATKNVIVHCLSHNGKGFLSIGDELVPSSGVTWTSLATNSPSKNYMTGPAELLFNAKTTGVKGINFVFDSGSSYTYFNAEAYQAILDLIRKDLNGKPLKDTEDQSLPVCWKGKKPLKSLDEVKKYFKTITLRFGNQKNGQLLQVPPESYLIITEKGNVCLGILNGTEVGLDSYNIIGDIFFQGIMVIYDNEQHRIGWISTDCDKIPNEYGGGDVTEEAYPRGFGLITELFSGTDSSKNKNLASDGEL, encoded by the exons ATGAATCCGATTAAGGAGACAATGAACCttcgcttcttcttcgttttcttcttcttctatgtgTTCCTCCTCTTTCCTCGCTTTCAACTCTCTGAAGCTGCCAAAGACTCGTCGGCTCAACAAGTGAAGTTACAGAATCGTCGACTTGGCTCCTCCGTCGTCTTTCCTGTCTCCGGGAATGTGTATCCTCTTGG GTACTATTATGTGTTGCTTAACATAGGCAACCCACCTAAGCTCTTTGACTTGGACATTGACACTGGCAGTGATCTCACTTGGGTTCAGTGTGATGCACCCTGCAACGGTTGCACAAAG CCTCGTGCTAAGCAGTACAAGCCCAATCACAACACTTTGCCTTGTTCACACCTCTTGTGTTCTGGACTCGACCTTCCCCAGAACAGACCTTGTGCTGACCCTCAGGATCAATGTGACTATGAAATCGGATACTCCGACCATGCATCATCCATTGGTGCACTTGTAACTGATGAGTTTCCTCTAAGACTCGCAAATGGCTCCGCTGTGCATCCCCATTTGACATTTGG ATGTGGGTATGATCAGCAGAACCCTGGTCCACACCCTCCTCCTCCAACAGCGGGAATCCTTGGTCTTGGCAGAGGGAAATTAAGCATCTCAACACAGCTAAAATCCTTGGGGGCAACGAAGAATGTGATTGTGCATTGCTTAAGTCACAATGGTAAAGGCTTTCTCTCTATTGGAGATGAGCTTGTCCCTTCTTCTGGAGTTACATGGACTTCACTGGCTACTAATTCACCTAG TAAAAACTACATGACTGGACCAGCAGAGCTTCTCTTTAATGCCAAGACCACAGGTGTCAAAGGCATTAACTTTGTTTTCGACAGTGGAAGCTCATACACTTACTTCAATGCCGAAGCGTACCAAGCGATTCTCGATCTT ATAAGAAAAGACTTGAATGGGAAGCCTTTGAAGGACACAGAAGATCAAAGCTTACCTGTCTGTTGGAAAGGCAAAAAACCTTTGAAATCACTTGATGAAGTCAAGAAATACTTCAAGACAATTACTTTACGATTTGGGAATCAAAAGAATGGTCAGCTACTTCAGGTTCCACCTGAGTCTTATCTCATTATCACA GAAAAAGGAAATGTATGTTTAGGTATCCTGAACGGAACTGAAGTCGGGCTAGACAGCTACAATATCATAGGAG ACATATTTTTCCAAGGGATAATGGTGATCTACGACAATGAGCAACATAGGATTGGATGGATTTCTACAGACTGTGACAAGATTCCCAA TGAATATGGAGGAGGAGATGTAACGGAGGAGGCTTATCCAAGAGGATTTGGTTTGATAACAGAGCTTTTCTCAGGAACTGATTCTTCTAAGAACAAGAACTTGGCTTCAGATGGAGAGCTTTGA